From the Periophthalmus magnuspinnatus isolate fPerMag1 chromosome 1, fPerMag1.2.pri, whole genome shotgun sequence genome, one window contains:
- the mchr1a gene encoding melanin-concentrating hormone receptor 1: MDFLLNESTVGNVSDVFGHVNSSTAGFHGALHASAVLPVIFGIICFLGIIGNCVVIYTIMKKTKCRAKQTVPDIFILNLSIVDLLFLLGMPFLIHQLLGNGTWHFGGAMCTVITALDSNSQIVSTYILTAMTLDRYLATVHPIRFNYVRTQCVATLVIVLVWALSLLTILPVWMYAGLMPLSDGLVACALLLPNPVTDTFFFTLYQFFLAFAIPLAIICVVFAKILQHMSTSVAPLPPRSLRVRTRKVTRTAVAICLAFFTCWAPYYVLQLVHLAVHKPSAAFSYAYNIAISMGYANSLINPVLYIVLSETFKRRLFGVACPISRKFRVNPSTTDGGSVSVRMIPEGAQQERGSGEMNPLNPAPQ, encoded by the exons ACGAGTCCACGGTCGGGAATGTCTCAGATGTTTTTGGACACGTCAACTCGTCAACAGCAG GTTTCCACGGAGCTCTCCACGCCAGCGCCGTCCTGCCCGTGATCTTCGGCATCATCTGTTTCCTGGGCATCATCGGGAACTGCGTCGTCATCTACACCATAATGAAGAAGACCAAGTGCCGCGCGAAGCAGACCGTCCCCGACATCTTCATCTTGAACCTGTCCATCGTCGACCTGCTGTTCCTGCTCGGGATGCCGTTCCTGATCCACCAGTTGCTCGGTAATGGGACGTGGCACTTCGGCGGCGCCATGTGCACCGTCATCACCGCTCTGGACTCAAACAGCCAGATTGTGAGCACTTACATCCTGACGGCGATGACTCTCGACCGTTACCTGGCGACGGTCCACCCCATCCGCTTTAACTACGTGCGTACTCAGTGTGTGGCCACTTTAGTCATCGTGCTGGTGTGGGCGCTCTCTCTGCTGACCATCCTCCCCGTGTGGATGTACGCCGGACTCATGCCTCTCTCCGACGGGTTGGTGGCGTGCGCGCTGCTGCTGCCGAACCCGGTCACGGACACGTTCTTCTTCACTTTGTATCAGTTCTTTCTGGCGTTCGCGATACCTCTGGCCATCATCTGCGTCGTTTTCGCGAAGATCCTGCAGCACATGTCGACGAGCGTAGCCCCGCTTCCCCCTCGCAGTCTCCGGGTGCGGACGAGGAAGGTGACCCGCACGGCCGTCGCTATCTGCCTGGCGTTCTTCACCTGCTGGGCGCCGTACTACGTCCTCCAGCTGGTCCATCTCGCCGTGCACAAACCCAGCGCGGCCTTCTCCTACGCCTACAACATCGCTATTAGCATGGGCTACGCTAACAGCCTCATCAACCCCGTCCTCTACATTGTCCTGAGCGAGACGTTTAAAAGGCGGCTCTTCGGGGTCGCGTGTCCCATCAGCAGGAAGTTTAGAGTGAACCCGAGCACCACGGACGGAGGCAGCGTGAGCGTCCGGATGATTCCAGAAGGAGCCCAGCAGGAGCGCGGGTCCGGGGAGATGAATCCGCTCAATCCGGCGCCGCAGTGA